The following coding sequences lie in one Vanacampus margaritifer isolate UIUO_Vmar chromosome 16, RoL_Vmar_1.0, whole genome shotgun sequence genomic window:
- the LOC144035807 gene encoding lactoylglutathione lyase-like — MDRALSEEAVAEACKDGDPATKDYMMQQTMVRVKDPARSLDFYTRILGMTLLQKIDFPSVRFSLYFLGFENKADIPSDIRERTAWTFSRRATLELTHNWGSESDTSLSYHNGNSDPIGFGHIGIAVPDVGIACHLFQSLGVTFIKKPHSGKRKGLAFVQDPDGYWIEIFTPSKMADLMAP; from the exons ATGGACAGAGCTTTGTCGGAGGAAGCGGTAGCTGAAGCCTGCAAGGACGGCGACCCCGCTACCAAG GACTACATGATGCAGCAGACCATGGTGAGGGTCAAAGATCCCGCACGCTCCCTCGACTTCTACACGCGAATCCTCGGAATGAC TCTGCTGCAGAAGATCGACTTCCCGTCGGTGCGCTTCAGCCTTTACTTCCTGGGTTTCGAGAACAAAGCGGATATTCCGTCCGACATCCGGGAGAGGACGGCCTGGACGTTTTCCCGCCGAGCCACATTGGAGCTCACCCA TAACTGGGGCTCCGAGTCGGACACAAGCTTGTCTTACCATAATGGAAACAGCGACCCCATTGGCTTTG GTCACATTGGCATCGCCGTGCCCGACGTTGGCATCGCTTGTCACTTGTTTCAATCTCTGGGCGTCACCTTCATCAAGAAACCGCACTCTG GCAAGAGGAAAGGCCTGGCCTTCGTTCAGGATCCCGACGGCTACTGGATCGAGATCTTCACTCCGAGCAAGATGGCAGACTTGATGGCTCCTTGA
- the znrd2 gene encoding protein ZNRD2, with translation MSLHGEEEEDLEWEPPTEAEMKVIQARRERQDQISKVMGDYLLKGYKMLGECCDVCGTILLQDRTHKNYCVSCQELDSDVDKDNPALNAQAALSQVRERRLAAQSPAPSDPAYVNGITGGDSGGAVPQPRPEHCEGAAAGGRAVPPAAAAPPAPAPPATIVPGAAAAVIPGAGTAVRPPPPSAALRPVVRRPELQDAEEAVLNKMRWASNQLQTCTSLESSIQLCNLISSCAASLRSLREISQ, from the exons ATGTCGCTTCATGgag aggaggaagaagattTGGAGTGGGAGCCCCCCACCGAGGCCGAGATGAAGGTGATCCAGGCTCGGAGGGAGAGACAGGACCAGATCAGCAAAGTCATGGGGGATTACCTCCTCAAAGGCTACAAGATGCTGGGCGAGTGCTGCGACGTCTGCGGA acCATCTTACTGCAGGACCGTACACACAAGAACTATTGTGTCTCGTGTCAGGAGCTGGACTCTGATGTTGACAAGGACAACCCTg CCCTCAATGCACAGGCAGCGCTGTCCCAGGTGCGAGAGCGGCGTCTGGCAGCTCAGTCTCCAGCGCCGTCAGATCCAGCCTACGTCAACGGCATCACTGGCGGCGActccggcggcgccgtcccccagCCCAGACCGGAGCACTGTGAGGGGGCGGCAGCCGGGGGCAGGGCCGTCCCTCCCGCGGCCGCGGCCCCGCCCGCACCGGCACCCCCTGCTACCATCGTTCCCGGAGCTGCCGCCGCCGTCATCCCGGGGGCCGGCACCGCTGTCCGCCCTCCGCCGCCCAGCGCGGCCTTGCGTCCGGTGGTTCGGCGTCCCGAGCTGCAGGACGCCGAGGAGGCGGTGCTGAATAAAATGCGCTGGGCCAGCAACCAGCTGCAAACTTGCACCTCGCTGGAGTCCAGCATCCAGCTGTGCAACTTGATCTCCAGCTGCGCCGCCTCGCTGCGCAGCCTGCGGGAAATCAGCCAATGA
- the LOC144035800 gene encoding actin filament-associated protein 1-like 1, which yields MEPKRQSESLERLVSELATLLKMLDGERVSAATADKMASVRDILDTLQASGGGSDVYVNSLYGNGTSFVESLFERFDCDLHTLSTSPVQQREEEETLPDKSTPTDTPADTPPPLPATPLPEDYYEEALPPDTDPPAPQYFSTNMDAGRNSEEDAYYEDADNNYPTTRINGPPHNSYNDSDAVSSSYESYEEDDEAKRRSPPRRPAATDGGADADAPLRDCRICAFLPRKKRFGQWAKQLVVVRDDKLQCYKSIKEAAPHTELPLGHCSVLYVNKDGRKKKRHELRFSTPAGDLLVLAVQSREQAQRWIKVVQDVGSHCGNMDVLNASTSPVVQRKTELDKMLQTDRQTSDSDSGPTADGQSSAHGPASGPGRDAADTLGRAKRGALSELTGSMSRAAGKTINQIITFSKRRPPVPSGRHDNPGCGYLSACVGGVWKECWCTVRAGSLNVQRDPGDQRPPVMVVPLRGAEVAPGGLGPKRPFSFRILQGGAKLAALEASCSESLGRWLGVLLAETGSGALPEELHYDYVDVDTLTDIRHAARHSFLWATAAAAATPSHGGVATYDDVYESVADDDDTAARGDAVRRHASFSSRDSDRTEQQAAIKRHASNVNQYARYGKLRAEDDARRYVTQQAELGRQKDVLRRALNALRAERKTLKELKDAKELRDNGAADGVVERRLVQLEALCRQKEEERVELELKLTQVKENLNKSLARGAIVSPPSSAIVSPPTSATLTTKLCSDKANKASNNSAIPVNSASELRKRPPSLYASAKGNVMQKAKEWESKTCT from the exons ATGGAGCCCAAACGCCAAAGCG aGTCGTTGGAGCGACTGGTCAGCGAGCTGGCCACTCTGCTCAAGATGTTGGACGGCGAGAGGGTCAGCGCCGCCACCGCCGACAAGATGGCGTCCGTGCGTGACATCCTGGACACACTGCAAGCGTCag GCGGTGGCTCGGACGTGTACGTCAACAGTCTTTACGGCAACGGCACCAGCTTCGTCGAGTCCTTGTTCGAGCGCTTCG ACTGCGATCTGCACACGCTCAGTACCTCTCCCGTCCAAcagagggaggaagaggagacgcTTCCCGACAAATCT ACGCCCACGGACACCCCCGCAGACACGCCCCCTCCTCTTCCCGCCACGCCCCTCCCCGAGGACTACTACGAGGAGGCCCTCCCACCGGACACAGACCCGCCGGCCCCGCAGTACTTCAGCACCAACATGGACG CTGGCAGGAACTCCGAGGAAGACGCCTACTACGAAGATGCCGACAACAACTACCCCACCACCAGGATCAACGGGCCCCCCCACAACTCCT ATAACGACTCGGACGCGGTCAGCAGCTCCTACGAATCCTACGAGGAGGACGACGAGGCCAAAAGGCGGAGCCCCCCGCGGAGGCCGGCCGCCACGGACGGGGGCGCCGACGCCGACGCGCCGCTCAGGGACTGCCGCATTTGCGCCTTTTTGCCGCGGAAGAAGCGATTCGGGCAGTGGGCCAAACAGCTGGTGGTCGTGCGGGATGACAAACTGCAG tgCTACAAGAGCATCAAGGAGGCGGCCCCCCACACGGAGCTGCCCCTCGGCCACTGCAGCGTCCTCTACGTCAACAAGGACGGACGCAAGAAGAAGAGGCACGAGCTGCGCTTCTCCACGCCTGCCGGAGACCTTCTGGTTCTGGCCGTGCAGAGCCGAGAGCAGGCCCAGCGATGGATCAAG GTGGTGCAAGACGTCGGCAGCCATTGCGGCAACATGGACGTCCTCAACGCATCGACTTCTCCCGTCGTTCAGAGGAAGACGGAGCTTGACAAg ATGCTGCAGACTGACAGACAGACGTCAGACTCGGACAGCGGGCCCACCGCTGACGGTCAGTCATCCGCGCACGGACCGGCGTCAGGACCAGGACGCGACGCCGCTGACACACTCG GCAGAGCGAAGCGCGGCGCCTTGTCGGAGTTGACGGGCTCCATGAGTCGTGCGGCGGGAAAGACCATCAACCAAATCATCACCTTCTCCAAGCGCAGGCCGCCCGTGCCCTCCGGTCGCCATGACAACCCTGGCTGTG GATATCTGAGCGCGTGTGTGGGCGGAGTCTGGAAGGAATGTTGGTGCACGGTGAGAGCGGGAAGTCTGAATGTGCAGAGGGACCCGGGCGACCAGCGGCCCCCTGTCATGGTGGTCCCCCTACGGGGGGCTGAGGTGGCGCCAGGGGGGCTTGGCCCCAAGCGGCCCTTCTCCTTCCGCATCCTGCAGGGAGGGGCGAAGCTAGCGGCCTTGGAG GCCAGCTGCTCGGAGAGTCTTGGCCGCTGGCTGGGCGTCCTGTTGGCCGAGACGGGCAGCGGCGCTCTGCCCGAAGAGCTCCACTACGACTACGTGGACGTGGACACGCTGACGGACATCCGCCACGCCGCCAGACACTCCTTCCT GTGGGCCactgccgccgccgctgccacTCCCTCCCACGGGGGCGTCGCCACGTACGACGACGTCTACGAAAGTGTGGCG GATGACGACGACACGGCGGCCAGAGGCGACGCGGTGAGGCGCCACGCCTCCTTCTCCAGCAGGGACTCTGATAGGACGGAGCAGCAGGCCGCCATCAAGAGACACGCCTCCA ATGTTAACCAGTACGCTCGCTATGGGAAACTGCGCGCCGAGGACGACGCCAGGAGATACGTGACGCAGCAGGCGGAGCTGGGGAGGCAGAAGGACGTCCTCAGGCGTGCCCTCAACGCCCTGCGCGCCGAGAGGAAAACTTTGAAGGAATTGAAGGACGCCAAGGAATTGCGGGACAACGGCGCCGCAG ACGGCGTGGTGGAGCGTCGTCTGGTCCAGTTGGAGGCGCTGTGCAGGCAGAAGGAGGAAGAGCGGGTGGAGCTTGAGCTCAAGCTGACCCAAGTCAAAGAAAACCTCAACAAGTCATTGGCCCGGGGCGCCATCGTGTCCCCGCCCTCTAGCGCCATCGTGTCCCCGCCCACTAGCGCCACGCTCACCACCAAG ttATGCAGTGACAAGGCGAACAAAGCGTCCAACAACAGCGCGATTCCCGTCAACTCGGCTTCAGAACTCCGAAAGCGGCCGCCCTCTCTCTACGCCTCCGCCAAGGGAAACGTCATGCAGAAGGCCAAG GAGTGGGAATCCAAGACGTGCACGTAA